Proteins encoded in a region of the Photobacterium angustum genome:
- a CDS encoding efflux RND transporter periplasmic adaptor subunit codes for MIKRYRLLTLVICTTWLLQGCEKPSVEPREAQPRVKVQQVQSGKQSPKLTFPAVASAADKSILSFRIAGEITQILVRSGDTVKKGQVLARLDPRDYTLEVDDAQAKYNVIDSQYRRSATLLKNGYLPQSQFDELKAKRSIAKANLDLAKLKLSFTSLKAPFSGVISTIPVEQFENIKVGQQIMNIHSIDSVDIEIQAPDMIYSKQSILDVNKAQGSSSKVILPNNQKYVVTLKEFTTEPDPESGSFLVTLTMPMPKDQFILEGMPVEVEADAQKLQVYQVGQQIVPLEALFNLDGDDIASNQKYVWILTPDNTVSKRLVVTDKVVPEGVRLKSGVKQGEQVVVTGVNRLREGQKVVVLAKEGQQ; via the coding sequence ATGATCAAACGTTATCGTTTATTGACATTGGTTATCTGTACAACATGGTTACTCCAAGGTTGTGAGAAACCAAGTGTTGAGCCGCGCGAAGCGCAACCGCGAGTCAAGGTACAGCAGGTACAGTCAGGTAAACAATCACCGAAATTAACGTTTCCAGCAGTGGCTTCAGCAGCTGATAAATCTATTTTATCATTTCGTATTGCTGGAGAGATTACGCAAATATTAGTGCGTTCAGGAGACACCGTTAAAAAAGGGCAGGTATTAGCGCGATTAGATCCACGTGATTACACATTAGAGGTGGATGATGCTCAAGCTAAATACAATGTTATTGATAGCCAATACCGCCGTTCAGCAACATTATTAAAAAATGGCTATTTACCTCAGTCTCAATTTGATGAATTAAAAGCTAAGCGAAGTATTGCGAAAGCAAATCTTGATTTAGCTAAATTAAAATTAAGTTTTACTTCGCTTAAAGCCCCATTTAGTGGTGTGATTTCGACTATTCCAGTTGAGCAATTTGAAAATATCAAAGTAGGTCAGCAGATTATGAATATTCATAGCATTGACTCTGTTGATATCGAGATCCAAGCGCCAGATATGATTTATTCCAAACAAAGTATTTTGGATGTTAATAAAGCACAGGGGTCTTCTTCGAAAGTCATTTTACCGAATAACCAAAAATATGTGGTGACATTAAAAGAGTTTACCACTGAACCTGATCCTGAATCGGGTTCATTTCTCGTAACCTTAACGATGCCGATGCCTAAAGATCAGTTTATTTTGGAAGGCATGCCAGTTGAAGTTGAGGCCGATGCTCAGAAGTTACAAGTTTATCAAGTTGGGCAGCAAATCGTACCACTTGAAGCCTTATTTAATTTAGACGGTGATGATATCGCCTCTAATCAGAAATATGTTTGGATACTGACACCTGACAATACGGTGTCGAAACGCCTTGTGGTAACAGATAAAGTTGTGCCTGAAGGGGTACGATTAAAATCTGGTGTTAAACAAGGGGAACAAGTTGTTGTTACAGGCGTTAACCGCTTACGAGAGGGACAAAAAGTGGTGGTATTGGCTAAGGAGGGACAACAATAA
- a CDS encoding efflux RND transporter periplasmic adaptor subunit, with the protein MRYRFFAALFTCLALIGCKDDKSAIAEPESRPVKLQSVSVGNNESQRAFPAIVEAGDKAVLAFRVSGQLASVDVHPGQFVTKGQILATLNSDEFSLLVKQAQAQYDLANVQFKRDKELRKKNVVSELDYDTSKANLKQAKASLDKAISNLSYAKLIAPYDGHLSLSMVENYEYISAKQPVMHIQSAKLINMTFQLPDYLLARFQGHAENINPTVAFDTLTNQTFPAQFKEIDTEPDSKTSSYKVTLSMARPEGSNIMPGMSGSVTIVLPQGNAGAIPMRAIITEDNKDYVWRVDDNQQVVRTEVILDNNNRVISGLEDGDVIATSGVSELQSGQKVRSWIKERGL; encoded by the coding sequence ATGAGATATCGCTTTTTTGCGGCATTGTTTACATGCTTAGCATTAATTGGCTGCAAGGATGATAAATCAGCGATTGCTGAGCCTGAGTCTCGACCGGTTAAATTACAATCAGTTTCAGTAGGTAATAATGAATCACAACGGGCGTTTCCAGCGATTGTTGAGGCGGGAGATAAAGCCGTTTTAGCTTTTCGCGTTTCAGGTCAACTTGCTAGCGTAGATGTTCACCCTGGTCAATTTGTGACGAAAGGACAGATACTTGCAACATTAAATAGCGATGAATTTTCACTGCTAGTGAAGCAGGCACAAGCGCAATATGATTTAGCGAATGTGCAATTTAAGCGCGATAAAGAATTACGGAAAAAAAATGTAGTATCAGAGTTAGATTACGATACCTCTAAAGCTAACTTAAAACAGGCAAAAGCTTCATTAGATAAAGCAATATCGAATTTAAGTTATGCCAAGCTTATCGCACCTTATGACGGGCACCTTTCTTTATCTATGGTTGAAAACTATGAATATATCAGTGCTAAACAGCCTGTAATGCATATTCAAAGTGCTAAATTGATCAATATGACATTTCAGCTTCCTGATTATCTTTTAGCACGCTTTCAAGGTCATGCCGAAAATATTAATCCTACCGTAGCTTTCGATACCTTAACTAATCAAACCTTTCCCGCACAATTTAAAGAAATTGATACAGAGCCAGATAGCAAAACATCCAGTTATAAAGTAACACTCTCAATGGCACGTCCGGAAGGAAGTAATATCATGCCGGGAATGTCTGGTAGCGTGACAATTGTTCTGCCACAAGGAAATGCAGGCGCAATACCAATGCGTGCGATCATTACTGAAGACAATAAAGATTATGTATGGCGTGTTGATGATAATCAGCAAGTTGTAAGAACTGAAGTCATATTAGATAACAATAATCGTGTGATATCAGGTTTAGAAGATGGTGATGTTATAGCGACATCAGGCGTATCTGAATTGCAATCAGGTCAGAAGGTCCGCTCATGGATCAAGGAGCGTGGACTATGA
- a CDS encoding fumarate hydratase, producing MTVIRKEDVISSVADALQYISYYHPLDFVQALEKAYNKEQSQAAKDAIAQILINSRMSAEGHRPICQDTGIVTCFVKIGMNVQWDSDLTVQQMIDEGVRQGYTNQDNPLRASVVADPAGRRINTKDNAPAVVHIDMVPGDKVEIQLAAKGGGSENKTKMVMLNPSDDIAEWVEKTVPLMGAGWCPPGMLGIGIGGTAEKAAVLAKESLMESIDIHELKERGAQTTEEALRLDIFDRVNKLGIGAQGLGGLTTVLDIKIKSAPTHAASKPVCMIPNCAATRHVHFTLDGTGPAELTPPKLEDWPEVTWEVGDSVRRVNLDTVTKADVQEWKSGETVLLSGKILTGRDAAHKRIQEMLAKGEGLPEGVDFNNRFIYYVGPVDAVGDEVVGPAGPTTSTRMDKFTDMMLGETGLTGMIGKAERGPAAIESIKQHKAVYLMAVGGAAYLVAKAIKKSRVVAFEDLGMEAIYEFEVEDMPVTVAVDSNGTNAHQTGPDTWRVNIAEMEK from the coding sequence ATGACTGTCATCCGCAAAGAAGACGTAATTAGTAGTGTGGCAGATGCATTACAATATATTTCTTATTACCACCCACTGGATTTTGTGCAAGCTTTAGAAAAAGCCTATAACAAAGAGCAAAGCCAAGCCGCAAAAGATGCGATTGCACAAATTTTAATAAACTCTCGTATGTCTGCCGAAGGGCATCGTCCAATCTGTCAAGACACAGGGATTGTTACCTGTTTCGTGAAGATTGGTATGAACGTACAGTGGGATAGCGATCTTACTGTACAACAAATGATTGATGAAGGTGTGCGTCAAGGTTATACCAATCAAGATAACCCGTTACGTGCATCGGTTGTTGCGGATCCTGCAGGTCGTCGTATTAATACGAAAGATAATGCGCCTGCTGTTGTTCATATCGATATGGTACCAGGTGATAAGGTTGAAATTCAGTTAGCAGCTAAAGGTGGCGGCTCTGAAAATAAAACTAAAATGGTGATGTTGAACCCATCTGATGATATTGCTGAGTGGGTTGAAAAAACAGTACCGCTGATGGGAGCTGGCTGGTGTCCTCCTGGTATGTTGGGTATTGGTATCGGCGGAACCGCAGAAAAAGCGGCTGTGCTTGCGAAAGAATCATTGATGGAATCGATTGATATTCATGAATTGAAAGAGCGCGGAGCACAAACAACAGAAGAAGCATTACGCTTAGATATCTTCGATCGTGTCAACAAGCTTGGTATTGGTGCGCAAGGTTTAGGTGGTTTAACAACAGTTCTTGATATAAAAATTAAATCCGCACCAACACATGCGGCATCGAAGCCTGTTTGTATGATCCCTAACTGTGCCGCAACACGTCACGTGCACTTTACTTTAGATGGTACTGGCCCTGCAGAATTAACACCGCCTAAGTTAGAAGATTGGCCTGAAGTGACATGGGAAGTGGGTGATAGCGTTCGTCGCGTAAATTTAGATACGGTTACGAAAGCAGATGTTCAAGAGTGGAAATCAGGTGAGACTGTTTTACTGTCTGGTAAGATTTTAACCGGTCGTGATGCTGCGCATAAACGTATTCAAGAAATGTTAGCCAAAGGTGAAGGTTTACCTGAAGGCGTTGATTTCAATAATCGTTTTATTTACTACGTTGGTCCTGTTGATGCAGTGGGTGATGAAGTCGTGGGTCCTGCGGGTCCTACAACATCAACGCGTATGGATAAATTTACCGACATGATGTTAGGTGAAACGGGTCTAACCGGAATGATTGGTAAGGCTGAGCGTGGTCCCGCGGCGATCGAGTCAATCAAGCAGCATAAAGCTGTTTACTTAATGGCTGTGGGTGGCGCTGCTTATTTAGTTGCCAAAGCTATTAAAAAATCACGTGTAGTGGCGTTTGAAGATCTTGGTATGGAAGCGATTTATGAGTTTGAAGTCGAAGATATGCCAGTAACAGTAGCTGTTGATTCTAATGGTACTAATGCTCATCAAACAGGCCCTGATACATGGCGTGTAAATATCGCTGAAATGGAAAAGTAA
- the pabB gene encoding aminodeoxychorismate synthase component I, with translation MHAHLWASFSEYDTLALIIALRANQTFVTKKKMICKSHPELSITSLAYSKDAALTWFAPLSGLPWAMLLRSAAENHPDNRFDIIVADPLATIESENGISKVCYANGTEETYTDDPFALVQSLQAQLLPAVSPMMTLPFIGGALGYFSYDLGRQVENISTIAEHDIPLPDLALGIYDWALIVDHQEQTVSLVEPQSAERQTWLEQHLRAFSQQHSATDPNPADSFSLTSAWSSNMTKEDYCNKFNKIQDYLLSGDCYQINLAQRFSANYTGDEWQAYLTLEAENGAPFSGFIRLKQGAILSVSPERFLQLRDGLIETKPIKGTRPRSKNTVQDNANAVALQNAEKDRAENLMIVDLLRNDIGRVATPGTVRVPHLFKIESFPAVHHLVSTVSGELPADHSATDLLKACFPGGSITGAPKVRAMEIIEELEPHRRSIYCGSIGYVSRCGTMDTSITIRTLVANEQKIHAWAGGGIVADSDPDSEYQETLDKLSKILPTLQ, from the coding sequence GTGCATGCACATCTTTGGGCGTCGTTCTCTGAATATGATACTCTTGCACTTATTATTGCGCTACGCGCCAATCAAACTTTTGTCACAAAAAAGAAAATGATTTGTAAATCACATCCAGAATTAAGCATTACATCGCTCGCCTACTCAAAAGATGCAGCATTAACATGGTTTGCACCACTCTCTGGTTTGCCATGGGCAATGCTATTACGCTCGGCGGCAGAAAATCATCCAGATAACCGTTTTGACATTATCGTTGCTGATCCTTTAGCCACTATTGAATCAGAAAATGGGATAAGCAAGGTGTGTTATGCAAATGGTACAGAAGAAACGTATACCGATGATCCATTTGCATTAGTACAATCATTACAAGCGCAATTATTACCTGCAGTTAGCCCAATGATGACACTGCCATTTATTGGTGGGGCATTAGGCTACTTTAGTTACGATTTAGGTCGTCAGGTTGAAAATATCTCAACAATTGCTGAACATGACATTCCGCTACCTGATTTAGCATTAGGGATCTATGACTGGGCATTAATTGTTGATCATCAAGAACAAACGGTATCGCTAGTAGAGCCGCAAAGTGCCGAACGTCAAACATGGCTTGAACAACACCTTAGGGCATTCTCACAACAACATTCAGCAACAGATCCAAACCCTGCTGATAGCTTTTCTTTAACATCTGCTTGGTCATCCAATATGACCAAAGAGGATTACTGTAACAAATTTAACAAAATCCAAGATTATTTGTTGTCTGGCGATTGTTATCAAATCAACTTGGCGCAGCGCTTTTCTGCTAATTACACAGGCGATGAATGGCAAGCATATCTAACTCTTGAAGCAGAAAATGGAGCGCCATTCTCTGGTTTTATTCGCTTAAAACAAGGTGCGATTTTATCGGTATCTCCAGAGCGTTTTTTACAACTTCGTGATGGACTGATTGAAACTAAGCCGATTAAAGGGACTCGACCTCGTAGCAAGAATACCGTTCAAGATAATGCCAATGCCGTAGCTCTTCAAAATGCTGAAAAAGATCGTGCAGAAAACTTAATGATTGTAGATTTACTGCGTAATGATATTGGTCGTGTTGCCACCCCCGGTACAGTTCGAGTACCACATCTTTTTAAGATTGAAAGTTTTCCAGCCGTACATCACTTAGTGAGTACAGTCTCAGGCGAATTACCAGCAGATCATAGTGCGACAGATCTATTAAAAGCATGCTTCCCTGGAGGTTCGATAACAGGCGCCCCGAAAGTACGAGCGATGGAAATTATTGAAGAGTTAGAACCGCACCGCCGCAGTATTTATTGTGGCAGCATAGGTTATGTCAGTCGTTGTGGCACAATGGATACCAGTATTACGATTCGTACATTGGTGGCTAATGAACAGAAAATTCATGCGTGGGCTGGAGGCGGGATTGTTGCTGATAGTGATCCAGATAGCGAATATCAAGAAACACTCGACAAATTGAGTAAGATTCTGCCAACCTTACAATAG
- a CDS encoding CoA pyrophosphatase produces MVGQQQILSRFLLAPSQQYDQNHQDRIRQHWEDTYRFKQAAVLIPLVHRENGLNVVLTRRAKHLKHHPGQIAFPGGRFEPTDEDLIATAIRETFEETNITCYRNDVHGCLSTLPTMSGYMVTPFIATIGSDYTPIADPNEVDCIFEAPLNHLLNPNNIRQYKFLLNGNNHSVYNIPFEDYSIWGATAQMIKLLSDQIWHDDL; encoded by the coding sequence ATGGTTGGACAGCAGCAAATTTTAAGTCGATTTCTTCTTGCACCTAGTCAGCAATATGATCAAAACCATCAAGATCGAATCCGACAACATTGGGAAGACACATACCGATTTAAGCAAGCTGCTGTTTTGATCCCTCTCGTTCATCGCGAAAATGGTTTGAATGTTGTATTAACGCGTAGAGCAAAACATCTTAAACACCACCCAGGGCAAATTGCTTTTCCTGGCGGGCGATTTGAACCAACAGACGAAGATTTAATCGCAACCGCTATTCGTGAAACATTTGAAGAAACGAATATTACTTGTTATCGCAATGATGTGCATGGTTGCCTTTCTACCTTGCCGACCATGAGTGGTTATATGGTCACGCCTTTTATCGCCACAATAGGTTCCGATTACACCCCTATCGCAGATCCCAATGAAGTCGATTGCATTTTTGAGGCACCTCTGAACCATTTACTTAACCCAAACAATATTCGCCAATATAAATTCTTACTTAATGGCAATAATCACAGTGTATATAACATCCCCTTTGAGGATTATTCTATATGGGGTGCTACCGCTCAAATGATAAAGCTACTTTCAGATCAAATTTGGCATGATGATTTATAG
- a CDS encoding aromatic amino acid transport family protein has protein sequence MQNTSTAVKTGVEKTRWTYKDFTWALSLFGTAVGAGVLFLPIKAGAGGFWPLVILALIAAPMTWLAHKGLARFVLSAKNPNADITDTVEEHYGKTGANLITFAYFFAIYPIVLIYGVGITNTVDSFMVNQLGMDSVPRWLLSGVLISLMTAGVVFGKELMLKATSAMVYPLVIILLALSIYLIPDWNMSMVSVAPDWSSMPTVIWLAIPIIVFSFNHSPIISQFAKEQRHVYGENAAKKTDMITGGAAMMLMGFVMFFVFSVVLSMSPEQLNMAKEQNISVLSYLANIKESPAISYLGPLVAFAAITSSYFGHFLGAHEGLVGLAKSRSKMPIGKIEKLSLAFIVVTTWIVAIINPSILGMIETMGAPMIAAILFLMPVVAMQKVPAMAKYKTSVAARVFTALCGVAAITSVIYGAF, from the coding sequence ATGCAAAATACATCGACCGCAGTTAAAACTGGTGTAGAAAAAACTCGTTGGACATACAAAGATTTCACATGGGCATTATCACTATTCGGCACAGCTGTAGGTGCAGGTGTTCTATTCCTTCCAATTAAAGCAGGTGCGGGCGGTTTTTGGCCGTTAGTTATTTTAGCACTGATTGCTGCACCAATGACTTGGCTTGCACATAAAGGCTTAGCACGTTTTGTTCTTTCAGCTAAAAACCCAAATGCTGACATTACTGATACCGTTGAAGAGCACTACGGTAAAACAGGTGCAAACCTTATTACATTCGCTTACTTCTTTGCTATCTACCCTATCGTTCTTATCTATGGCGTAGGTATTACAAACACTGTTGATTCATTCATGGTTAACCAGTTAGGTATGGATTCTGTTCCTCGCTGGCTACTATCGGGTGTCCTTATTTCATTAATGACAGCAGGTGTTGTATTTGGTAAAGAGCTAATGCTTAAGGCAACATCAGCAATGGTTTACCCTCTGGTTATCATTTTGCTTGCACTGTCTATTTACCTAATTCCTGACTGGAACATGTCAATGGTGTCTGTTGCACCTGATTGGTCATCAATGCCTACTGTTATTTGGCTAGCAATTCCAATCATCGTGTTCTCTTTCAACCACAGCCCAATTATCAGCCAGTTTGCAAAAGAGCAACGTCATGTATACGGTGAAAATGCAGCAAAGAAAACTGACATGATCACTGGCGGCGCAGCAATGATGCTAATGGGCTTTGTAATGTTCTTCGTATTCTCTGTTGTACTGTCTATGTCACCAGAGCAACTAAACATGGCTAAAGAGCAAAACATCTCTGTTCTTTCATACTTAGCAAACATTAAAGAGTCACCAGCAATTTCTTACTTAGGTCCACTGGTTGCATTTGCTGCTATCACTTCAAGCTACTTCGGCCACTTCCTAGGTGCACATGAAGGTCTTGTTGGTCTAGCGAAATCTCGTAGCAAAATGCCTATTGGTAAAATTGAAAAACTATCTCTAGCATTCATCGTTGTAACTACATGGATTGTAGCAATCATCAACCCAAGCATCCTAGGTATGATTGAAACAATGGGCGCACCAATGATTGCGGCAATTCTTTTCCTAATGCCAGTTGTTGCGATGCAAAAAGTACCAGCAATGGCGAAATACAAAACCTCTGTTGCAGCACGTGTTTTCACTGCTCTATGTGGTGTGGCTGCGATTACTTCAGTAATTTACGGCGCTTTTTAA
- a CDS encoding L-serine ammonia-lyase, with product MISVFDIYKIGVGPSSSHTVGPMKAGKEFIDDLRAMGKLRDITKITVDVYGSLSLTGKGHHTDIAIIMGLAGNSPEHVDIDSIPGFIARVEETERLPVGMHCHTVDFPRDGGMNFHTTNLSLHENGMSIHAWIGDENVFSKTYYSIGGGFIVDEENFGKTQESSVVAPYPFNYASELVEQCKEHGLSISSLVMANERAMNAEDEISNYFANIWKTMRDCMERGMNEEGILPGPLRVPRRAAALRQQLMTSEKLSNDPMTVVDWVNMFAFAVNEENAAGGRVVTAPTNGACGIIPAVLAYYDKFVQSVGPKEYTRYFAASGAVGGLYKRNASISGAEVGCQGEVGVACSMAAAGLAELMGGSPEQVCMAAEIAMEHNLGLTCDPVAGQVQVPCIERNGIAAVKAINATRMALRRSSDPRVSLDKVIETMLETGKDMNAKYRETSQGGLAIKVIC from the coding sequence ATGATCAGTGTTTTTGATATTTACAAAATCGGTGTGGGCCCTTCCAGCTCACATACTGTTGGCCCAATGAAAGCAGGTAAAGAGTTCATCGATGATTTACGTGCTATGGGTAAATTACGTGACATAACTAAAATTACTGTTGACGTATACGGCTCTCTTTCTCTTACAGGTAAAGGACACCATACTGATATTGCTATTATTATGGGTCTTGCTGGTAACAGCCCTGAACATGTTGATATCGATAGTATTCCAGGCTTTATTGCCCGTGTTGAAGAAACCGAACGTCTTCCTGTTGGTATGCATTGCCACACGGTAGACTTCCCACGTGATGGTGGTATGAATTTCCATACGACTAACCTTTCACTGCACGAAAACGGCATGTCTATTCATGCTTGGATTGGTGATGAGAACGTTTTCTCTAAAACTTACTACTCTATCGGTGGTGGTTTTATTGTTGATGAAGAAAACTTTGGTAAAACGCAAGAATCAAGTGTTGTTGCGCCTTACCCATTCAACTATGCCTCTGAACTGGTTGAGCAATGTAAAGAGCATGGTTTATCAATCAGCTCTTTAGTTATGGCTAACGAACGTGCAATGAACGCTGAAGATGAAATTAGTAATTACTTTGCTAACATCTGGAAAACAATGCGTGATTGTATGGAACGTGGTATGAACGAAGAAGGTATCCTACCGGGTCCTCTACGTGTTCCTCGTCGTGCAGCAGCACTTCGTCAACAGCTAATGACATCTGAAAAACTAAGCAACGACCCAATGACGGTTGTTGACTGGGTTAACATGTTTGCTTTTGCTGTGAACGAAGAAAATGCCGCTGGTGGTCGTGTTGTAACAGCACCGACAAACGGCGCATGTGGCATTATTCCAGCTGTACTTGCTTACTACGATAAGTTTGTTCAGTCAGTTGGCCCAAAAGAATACACTCGCTACTTTGCAGCTTCTGGTGCTGTTGGTGGTCTTTACAAGCGTAATGCTTCTATCTCTGGCGCTGAAGTAGGCTGTCAGGGCGAAGTTGGCGTGGCATGTTCTATGGCAGCTGCTGGTCTTGCAGAGCTTATGGGTGGTAGCCCTGAACAAGTTTGTATGGCTGCAGAAATTGCAATGGAACACAACCTTGGCTTAACGTGTGATCCTGTTGCTGGTCAAGTTCAGGTTCCATGTATCGAGCGTAACGGCATTGCGGCAGTTAAAGCAATTAATGCTACACGTATGGCACTTCGCCGCTCATCTGATCCACGTGTTTCACTTGATAAAGTCATAGAGACAATGCTTGAAACAGGTAAAGACATGAATGCTAAATACCGTGAGACATCTCAAGGTGGTCTAGCGATTAAGGTTATTTGCTAA
- a CDS encoding AraC family transcriptional regulator, whose amino-acid sequence MKYKRILSQSHVVLKEFYVDHHLIVKLSNVQGDVHINGHAIELKNNSTFVVPKFSHISCSINQLNSQENIELQLLMIDEESITEAFKYISALKQPTFPTASCSPVYTIPTPAIVDQNFVLFNKLLPSICGSSMEKTLLSQCLVFILMALNEAGIDVFNVYRFNYDEPKERTIARLITQDPQRKWSVDDMAKALFTTQSTLRRHLAKEGVSFSQLLLDVRMGLALNYLTFSNYSISQIGNRSGFGSAAYFCDAFKRKYGITPSQFRTTSRQENDVNPEGHFTYKPNIQITESCF is encoded by the coding sequence ATGAAATATAAGCGTATCCTCTCTCAGAGCCACGTAGTTCTAAAAGAGTTTTATGTCGACCACCACTTGATTGTAAAATTATCAAATGTTCAAGGTGATGTTCACATCAACGGTCATGCTATTGAATTAAAAAATAATAGTACTTTTGTCGTTCCTAAATTCAGTCATATCTCTTGCTCTATTAATCAGCTTAATAGCCAAGAAAATATTGAATTACAATTGTTGATGATTGATGAAGAATCTATCACTGAAGCGTTCAAATATATCAGTGCGTTAAAACAACCGACTTTCCCAACGGCGAGTTGTTCTCCTGTCTACACGATTCCAACACCTGCAATTGTGGATCAAAACTTCGTTCTGTTTAATAAATTACTGCCTTCGATATGTGGCTCTTCCATGGAAAAAACGCTGTTAAGCCAGTGTTTAGTATTTATTTTAATGGCATTAAATGAAGCAGGCATTGATGTCTTCAACGTTTACCGCTTCAACTATGATGAACCTAAAGAGCGAACTATTGCGCGTTTAATCACCCAAGATCCTCAACGCAAATGGAGTGTCGACGATATGGCTAAAGCGCTCTTTACAACGCAATCTACACTGCGTCGACATTTGGCAAAAGAAGGGGTTTCATTTAGTCAGTTATTGCTTGATGTTAGAATGGGCTTAGCATTGAACTACCTTACTTTTTCAAATTATTCTATTTCACAAATAGGTAATCGTTCTGGTTTTGGTAGTGCCGCGTATTTCTGCGATGCATTTAAACGTAAATATGGTATTACGCCTTCTCAGTTTAGAACAACATCACGTCAAGAAAATGATGTTAATCCTGAAGGCCACTTTACTTATAAACCTAACATTCAAATTACTGAATCTTGCTTCTAA